One window of Amaranthus tricolor cultivar Red isolate AtriRed21 chromosome 11, ASM2621246v1, whole genome shotgun sequence genomic DNA carries:
- the LOC130827445 gene encoding heavy metal-associated isoprenylated plant protein 36-like: MAAPTDNLQGPLKYQTWTLRVPIHCEGCKKKVKKILHKIDGVYMTEIDSHQHKVTVTGNIEAQTLLHKLSKSGKPAELWADKSVYKGKLVDEPIHQNQETKPTNKNSKKNSTKDHKAENQAKSTKIPNGNEKISMPDSHNDKNLKIQEGKTGGNCDNGDGKGSGNNNDKKKKKKSKGNGSSGNGDCVAPQQASSLVSEAVAAGGSMPVGTNSVRPAQVPKPASGGVKCPPTLAGEEGTPSKSAPGPAPEPTPAPAPAPESTTASAPAPDPTTSTSATEPTTPAPAPTQQTQPQTLQEENPGPLLQHGRPIESVNLGYPACGIGPPRQGYENGPYLGPIDNFRPIPQQDYMYPPHGLAQHYPISQLGISYSMAQPSNSTSYYAPPYYAYEYSRHPMMHIPPPSNPINYVNDDHYYNDDSRQCRLM; this comes from the exons ATGGCTGCACCAACAGACAACCTTCAGGGACCTTTAAAATACCAG ACTTGGACCTTGAGAGTCCCAATACATTGTGAAGGTTGCAAGAAGAAAGTGAAGAAAATTCTGCACAAAATTGATG GAGTATATATGACAGAAATTGATTCACACCAGCACAAGGTTACAGTGACAGGCAATATAGAAGCTCAGACTCTTCTCCACAAACTTTCTAAATCTGGTAAACCTGCTGAACTATGGGCGGATAAGTCTGTTTATAAAGGGAAATTGGTAGATGAAccaattcatcaaaatcaaGAGACTAAACCCACCAATAAAAACAGTAAGAAAAACAGTACCAAAGACCACAAAGCAGAAAATCAAGCAAAATCTACTAAAATTCCTAATGGAAATGAGAAGATTAGTATGCCTGACAGTCATAATGATAAAAACTTGAAAATCCAAGAAGGAAAAACTGGTGGAAATTGTGATAATGGTGATGGAAAAGGGAGtggtaataataatgataagaagaagaaaaagaaaagtaaagGAAATGGAAGTTCTGGAAATGGTGATTGTGTTGCTCCTCAACAAGCATCAAGTCTTGTATCTGAAGCAGTAGCTGCAGGAGGGTCAATGCCTGTCGGGACGAATTCCGTTCGTCCAGCTCAAGTGCCGAAGCCTGCTAGTGGCGGAGTCAAATGCCCTCCGACACTTGCAGGCGAGGAAGGAACACCTTCAAAAAGTG CACCAGGACCAGCACCAGAACCGACACCAGCACCAGCACCAGCACCAGAATCAACAACAGCATCAGCACCAGCACCGGATCCAACAACATCAACGTCAGCTACAGAACCAACAACACCAGCACCAGCACCAACACAACAAACACAACCACAAACATTGCAAGAAGAGAATCCCGGGCCTTTGCTGCAGCATGGAAGGCCCATTGAATCTGTAAACCTTGGATATCCGGCCTGCGGCATAGGGCCTCCTAGACAAGGCTACGAAAATGGGCCATATCTCGGGCCTATAGATAATTTCAGGCCCATTCCACAGCAGGATTACATGTACCCTCCTCATGGTCTAGCACAACACTACCCAATTTCACAACTTGGAATCAGTTATAGTATGGCACAACCTAGCAATAGTACCTCTTATTATGCCCCACCATATTACGCCTATGAATATTCTCGGCATCCCATGATGCATATTCCACCTCCTTCCAACCCAATAAATTATGTTAATGATGATCATTATTACAATGATGATTCTAGACAGTGCCGTTTGATGTAG
- the LOC130827447 gene encoding heat shock factor-binding protein-like — translation MEGHDSEVSDDPKQKTTDMTVFVQNLLEQMQTRFQAMSESIITKIDQMGNRIDELEQSIKELKAEIGAEDSPSPDPSSNSKSEGKPDETSE, via the exons ATG GAGGGACATGATTCAGAAGTTTCAGATGATCCCAAGCAAAAAACCACTGATATGACTGTGTTT GTACAAAACCTTCTTGAGCAAATG CAAACCAGGTTTCAAGCTATGTCTGAGAGCATTATTACTAAGA TAGACCAGATGGGAAACCGCATTGATGAACTCGAACAAAGCATTAAGGAGCTGAAAGCAGAAATAGGAGCGGAGGACTCTCCCTCACCAGATCCATCATCAAACTCTAAGTCGGAGGGCAAACCAGACGAAACTTCAGAATGA